A region of Argentina anserina chromosome 5, drPotAnse1.1, whole genome shotgun sequence DNA encodes the following proteins:
- the LOC126796326 gene encoding probable calcium-binding protein CML13, with amino-acid sequence MGKHLSDDQVSSMKEAFTLFDTDNDGKIAPSELGILMRSLGGNPTQAQLKSIVSEEKLTAPFDFNRFLELMSKHMKPEPFDRQLRDAFKVLDKDATGFVSVSELRHILTSIGEKLEPSEFDEWIREVDVGSDGKIKYEDFIARMVAK; translated from the coding sequence ATGGGCAAGCATCTGAGCGACGACCAAGTCTCCTCAATGAAGGAGGCCTTCACGCTCTTCGACACCGACAACGACGGCAAGATCGCCCCATCCGAGTTAGGGATCCTAATGCGGTCCCTGGGCGGCAACCCGACCCAGGCCCAGCTCAAATCCATAGTCTCCGAGGAGAAGCTGACGGCGCCGTTCGACTTCAACCGGTTCCTGGAGCTGATGAGCAAGCACATGAAGCCGGAGCCTTTCGATCGCCAGCTCCGCGACGCCTTCAAGGTTCTCGACAAGGACGCCACCGGcttcgtgtccgtgtccgagCTCCGGCACATCCTGACCAGCATCGGCGAGAAATTGGAGCCGTCGGAGTTCGACGAGTGGATCCGGGAGGTCGATGTGGGCAGTGATGGCAAGATCAAATATGAGGACTTCATCGCCAGAATGGTCGCCAAGTGA